CcagaaatattaacttatattcCACGGGCAATTCTTTGACTGGTCACTGATGGAAAACTTCTTCAGGAACACACTCTGTTCACAAGAGGTGAGAAGTCAACAGTTGACACATCACAAGTGACAGTGAAATAATAGAAAGTTTATTGACcttaatataattctattaataagtaagttaatatttctggcattagtaatacatatatatggtaTTCTTTATCTCTTACCCATATCACTAGTTTACAATATGCCTACCCGATTTCACCACCTCATGGTTggtgaaaagaaataaaaatctaagctAATCTGCATGAGGCGGAATAAATTTTCACCCAAGGCTTTAGatcaaataagtaattttatgatgaaacttattataaaaataaagtgatgCTTTGCAATATTGGTACCGTAAACTAGTGCAGGTATTTTCTATATTACCAAGATTGAAACACAAATTCGAATATTTAATCCCACTCACTTACGCCATCATGTGCCATATTTGTGGGCAAGTACCACAAATATGGCACATGATGGCTGAGTGACTGAGtttttttcgccggttcttctcaggtcagggtgttcctttttccgaaccggtggtagtgtttaatttgaccatcaataagtaagtgtaatgcttctatgttgaataaaggaatatgagtttgagtttgataaatacgcaaataatattatctttatggGGTCCAACTTATTTCTAGGAATGATTTATAATAGTCCGattgtgtaatttatattttcgtctAAGTAACCCAAACCAATAATCACCCAGAAAACTCATTCGTGCGACTTACATTAAGCTCGAAACTGTTTCTCATTAAACGTACAAATTGCGCCAATATTAACACTCGGCTGAAGTCGAAATGTCGAAATGAAACGAGTTTTGGGTGTTTTTTAAAAACGACCAAAGTGCATACGTGCTGAAGTGGACGGGTGGTGTCCTTCACTCTATTGTATATTGTCGGAATAACCCAACTATGAGTTTTGCCATATGCAGCCTGGCTTCCGAGCCAACATTGTGAATACTTTCGTTAAGTTCAATGACCGAACaacctatttaattttgatatactaTTCTACATTAGACAGCCCAGGGCTTTCATTACTCTTCGTAAATGAAAATCAATTGATTGATCGGCTGATAAAATGATGATAGTTTTTcacatctattattattattactagaatATCCAAATCGTGACATTTGAGAATCAATTAAGATCAATTAATGTGAACGCATTTGGCTGATACAAATGGAAGTGATCTggtgaaaataataatggaaGCTTAAAAGGGGCGAgagatacataatttatatatgcaaCGAGCTCGTTGGACATGCCGATGCTTACAGCCATTAGGGACCACTTACCAAGTGACCCAGTCGCATGCATTGCCTTTCCTCAATAAAAAAGAGAAATTCCTTACACGTAACAAAAGCGAACTTACCTCAGAAAGATTTCGGTAAGTTAAACAGATAATTGCTTCATAGGGGCATGGAATAATTAGACAGAAAATGTACATAGAACATTTCATAggtaattcttaataaataaatgttttgctcTTCAGTAGGGCATTTAGAAGAGAACAACCAATGACACTTTGAACTCAAGAataaaataagaagaaaatatttcaacCATTTATTTCTTATAGATATTTGTAGAATGACAAGATTGAGAACAGGAAGAGAGCACAGAGAATGGTGATTCGCTTCTTTCGAcactacaataaaaatattttagctaagtaaataagaaattacaagAAGCAATGGATTTACTAAATCAAcgaataaacaaaatcaaaatattaagcAGTAGCAtgatggaattagctccaagccAACAGCTTCTTAACCGTCTAAGAAGTTTTTCCCAGCATtgaaacatatacaaataaccACGTTTAATTTGacgaataataaatttgtactgAAGGAGTAAAAGACCTTATTTTTAAACCTACAAGTAGAATAGTTTTCTGATGCAAATAGTTTTAAgacgaaaaacaaaaatatagtatgtaaatataaaactatcaatTCTGTAAggaaatttacttaattaatgatgtaattaaaaatgcaatttataaTTTCCTGTGAAAATTCTGCATCGCTTAATGGTGTATTAGCATTTCGAGATGGAGAGAAAATAAATTTCCAACATAAACTAAGATTCTTTGCGGAAAAGACGGTCTtgcaaaatcatataaattgttgAAGATCTTACATTAATATTACACTAAGGAAAGTAATTAATTGTAAGATTCAGTAAAACCGTCTTCGCTACTTTGAGTTTTATCACCctggtataaaatttaatattgaatgttAAGATTATGATTGACGTATAGTGAACAGCGTCGCTCACTGTACTGAGCACGTTAAAATGGACAAGAAAATCCGTAGAGTAATTgagcataattatttaatacgagGTAAATGATAAAAGATTAATGTTTTAGTACACGTTCACTAATTCAATAGACAGATATATTATCCCTAAGGATTAAACGCGTCCTTGATAACGAAAATTCAAATTCAGCCTGACACGTCTAAGGTTTTAAAtggttaattgtatttataataattcattcgaTTCTCTGTAAGCAAATCTTTTTAATCGGAACCATAACTGTCAATAAACTGTAATCTGTCTATTTCGTACGAAGTTAGAAGTTATTTATAGCCTCtgattttgtaaatgtttagaGATTCAAATCAGTTGACGCTTTTCCTATCCGTTTTTGGGTAATCCTGTCGTTGTCTActgttaattttcttaattttatttgtatagatattgtcaagttataattattaactgcATTTTTAGTATCGAAATTATGATGATAATTTCGATATCATGATGATCATCACTATTTTCAGCACAGATAAATCTATACTCCGGTCTTGTACCATCGGACACCGTTGCGCATCCGATATATTAGCTTTGTAAATtcaatttttcatttgaatCCAGTTCAATCCCTGCGTATatcattattctatttttttctcGTAAATAATCAAACCTATCTATGAACTTGAAACAGATTTGGACATAAGATAACCCTACCCTTGACAATAAATTAACCGTTATTTACTGTTATCCTCACTGATAATACCACTCAAATGCTTTTTATATTCATCTTTAACGCTCTTATACTTAGTACTTTGAAGATTAGTTTTTGAGTCGCCAGTGATAGCTGACTTTGCATCTCCGTCTGCTATGCAAATGACCAGCGAATCAATGAAGGGTCCTCATCTCATCGCTTGACTGACCCCACGGACTTCCTTACGGGTTGTGATTACTAATGagatcataatttatattataatcaactaGGATAGGAcctgtaattattttgtattattttttatagaacaatattttgatactttctggtattttttccaatttacaatatttgattataGTTCCTAAATCAATGTGGAAGAAATATACTTAAGTATTAATGCATAGCAAAATCTAGCCCTTGCCAAGAAAACAAATCTTGCTCGAAAATAAGATCGAAGATTAAAGCaacataagtatttaatttgatgatacataaaagtaaattcaaGATGAAGAGAAGTCCAGGTCTTAGTCCGATAGAGGGTAAATTACAGGCTCTTAGTTACTTACGTTACTGACACGAAATAAGAACTACCTATTAGcaacaaagatatttatttcataatttcttaGAAAGGAGTTTTTGAGCAggcaaatgtatatataatgaataaaatatttaaaattcagcgTGGGTCGGGTTTGGGGCGGTCACGCGCGGCATCGGGTTAAAATTCAACAGTTTTCGCCTTTCgtgtaatttattcaagtaaatttcgGACATGCGACGCGATGATAAAATGGCTTGTTTAGTTCTCCGACGAGGCGGGGGTAGAATTTTATATTAGCCTAATGGTTAAATAGAACACgaatttacaattacatttgatatctcttttaaattcattgtgaattaaacacaaaataaaatgtttcttttttcattaGCTGATGTAAAACCGCCTAGCGATtccattaaacaataaattactaattaatgcTTCTTGCGTAacgagttaattatttttaataatatttacattagcatgcagcctgtaaatttcccactgctgctggactcctctccctttgaggagaaggtttggagcagtattccaccacgctgctccaatgcggttggtggaatacacatgtggcgcgAATagttcgtttaaattagacacatgtaggtttcctcacgatgttttccttcaccgccgggcacgagatgaattataaacacaatttaaacacatgaaaattcagtggcgcctgcctgggtttggacccgaaatcatcggttaagatgcacgcgttctaactactgggccatctcggctctaataatatttattttagtgtaatcACTAATACTAGTATTGTAGTTCATAAGGCTTAAGACCCTGCGGTCCCGGGCTCATTTCTGAGTtgagtcaataaaatattataagtttatcaGTAGCTGCCCGGCGTTAGGAAATAGGCAGTGTAACACATCCCTGTTTAGGAAGCCACTTAACGCCGTTGATCCTGCACCTGATCTCTCCTAGTCATGTCGGATTGCTGACCTTTTGGAACttgagagtgcatctgtgttttcATACAGAAATATGCTCTAAAATACCTCCTATGCTCGTGACTAATATCCGTTGAGAATGACGCCTCGACAGAAacggaattttgaaaaatatatttatctcttaATTTTCCTTTATTACTTATTGACTTTAGAGAGTTTATTAAACATATGCTTAAACTTAATATCGTTTGATTGCTATAGTAGCtggcaaataaattatattgtagctACAAAGGGATTGGATTCTGCTGTATGTTAAGAGTTAAAATTGTCCAGTGAAAGTCTTACTGACTTTGAGTAGTCGTATTCAATAAATGGTAAATACTTATCTTTGATCTaagtttctaaatatttttttttgtcttacgtgttaaaatatattatataattagcaaAACCCGACAGACTTTACACTGgcttttatacatattactattactattacactattaattttattgatgaacacatatttatttataagtctagCTGGTGCCTACGACTACGTCCgcgtaaaagtaaattttactaCGCACctctgattttttaaattacttcttTCACTTTCATCCGATTTCCAAGCTAAGCCTAATCTACCTATGAAATAGTAAGAAAATCCGTTCGATATACACAGGCAGAAATATATctgtcaatttatataaaatgtttttggtaTGTCACTCTATTTTTATTACCCAATTCTcaattctttgaaatatttattcaatacacgCGTGGATCtaccgctttatatattatatttgtttaaatcaatgttttttttttttgtgaagaaatgtttttatactcGAGACcattaattttcaattgtgactttattaaaaagataCACCGAGAAGCGATAAgtacaatgtaatattattatgtttcgcTGGTCAGTCGTTTAGTTGGTCACCGCAGTGCTTGCATATCGGTAAAGCATAAACAAAAtgtggaaaataaataaatatggcaaGAAGATAGTACTGTTTACGTTAGTGATAATGAACTTTGTTGACCAGCCGGCACCAGAAGTGATAATAGTGCAAGGGATTCTGAGTGGTAAAATAAGTACAGATGGAACTACTTTCGAATACGTTGGTATTCCTTATGCGACGACAAATAGCAGCACGAGGTTTCAAGTATGTATAAACTTTTGCCCGCAAAATCGTTCGGGGATTAGTTCTGCATATTATTGTTTAGagtttttatatcaattcaaaataaaacaaaaaatttaataaaaaatatattatcatattccaaatacaaaattaaagcaaatatCCAAAAAATATCATCTATGATAGTTATGGTTAAGTAATATTTTGGCCTTTGTATCAGTAAAGTGACCTATGTTATATACCTAAGTCAGGCCAAAATTCAAGCGAATTCTGTCTCAAATCAAAAAATGaccgaaattattaaaaaagtaattgaagtataccaaatacaaattattggatttattttttaattaaaatcaaaaatataaaactaaatttaaattattgtagcCATTAAATAAGTCAATCACTATTTAGTTGCATTATtctgaaacatttttattgtactaatatttactgttacatatttatttagattaacatAGGTTTTGACAATATCTATAATAAgggaactttattttaaaactgaatcagtctatgttttctttaaaaattttatagacaaacttaaatacataaatataaatagtaaaattaattttaattacttgtgGCTACTTAGACTATGTTTAACTACTACTATAAACCAAAATATTGCTTGTTTAGATATAAGAGGTCAAAACAGATGATAACCGATAAATAGAGATACCGCAATTGATAAAACAGAATCATAAAACTTTTAGGCACCTGGTCCACCGCCATCATGGGAAGGAGTTTACAGAGCAGTCGATGAAATATATGGATGTCCGCAAAACACATTCTTCGGAGTTATAGGCTCGGAagattgtttgaaaataaacgtGTACGTACCCGCGATACCAAAATCAAAACCACATGCCGTTATGGCTTATATTCATGGAGgttcatttattttaggaaatgGAGGTAAGCTTGTCTATGGCCCAGGTTACCTTGTGAGAAAAGACGTCATCGtagtaacatttaattatagacTCGGACCTCTTGGTTTCCTCTGCCTAAGAATAAAAGAAGCACCAGGCAATGCTGGATTAAAAGATCAAATAGCGGCATTGAAATGGATTCAGAAAAATATTGCTGCATTTGGAGGCGATCCTGATAACGTAACAGTGTTTGGTGAAAGTGCCGGAGCTACATCAGTTTCGCTGCTATTAGCTAGCGAAGCTTCCACTGGATTATTTAAAAGAGCAATAGTTCAGAGCGGCTCTTCGTTATCTAATTGGGCGATAAACAGAAAACCGGAACTTGTTGCTAGTCATGTTGTTAAATCTTTTGGATACAACACTGAAGATCCGAaagaattatatgaaatattttctaagatgaattacaaaaaaataacatcgatTAATGCAAAAAAGCcactagatttattttttaaaacacaaattctTCTTTTGCCATGTGTTGAATCTAATATCCCAGGAATAGAACCTATCTTAACCGATTTACCTTACAACATTATTTCTCAAAAGCCTAAGAATGTTGATGTAGTATACGGAATTACAAGTAACGAAGGCTTAATAGTAACAGCTGAAGAAAACGAAAAGTCAATACGGGAGAGGAATGTGCGTTATTTGTTGGGTTCTGATCTTAATTTTCCAACAGAAAATGAAGCTAGAGAAAtagcaaataaaatacatgaatttTACTTTGGAAAAGACGAAATATCATTAGACAAGGTTGTGAACATAACAAATTTGTATTCACACTTATATTTTGAGATGCCAACAATTTTCGAAGCGCaacaatttgttaaaaatagtgAATCTAAAGTCTATACCTACGTTTTCGATTATTCTGGTAGCagaaatgttttgaaatttcaTAGTACTTATTGGAACGAAAATGGGGCGAGTCATGGCgatgatttattttacatattcaaCGGGAATCTGTGCCCGTTTACATTCAATAGcagagataaaataattatagactaCATGACGAGTTTTTGGACAAACTTCGCCAAATATGGGTAAGCATAACTAAACGGTTATAGGATACATCAATATTAATCTATACTCATGATTTTATTTGCACGAATTTTTTgatgtatgatattttttttcagaaatccCACACCCGATAAGAGCAACTTGCCAATCAAATGGCATCCAAATAGAAAtggtaatttaaatttcttatacattaatagtaaattaaGAATGGATTCGATGCCTAGTCCTGAGGCTTATTGGTTATGGAAGGAAATATACGATAAATATcgcaattttgaaatttaaaaagtaaagatatttgcataatgtatatttttctttatttatcaaGTTATAACGATATTCTCAATTGTGTGACATATACATGgtgtattttatgtaaagtgAACATTACCTATAACATATTTCAACTTAGaacaaagataaaacaaaacaacgCGAATCTCAAGAGATACCTTTAAGTTTTCTCATTACTTAGGCACAActttgttgaaaataaattatagtgtGGTGCAGATACTTTATCTGATAATAGAGACtaagtaagtatataagtaaatatttataattgaatgaatatattattatgtgtataataaatgtgtacataattcttaatatttttagtgaacCACTTTATCCACTTTTTGCCCTGATATAATGTAACTTTTGCCccgagatattttaataattaacacatCAGTTCGGAGTGAATTTCTTTGTTGATACTCAAGCCTTCTGCCAATATTCACTCGTATTTTATCGCAAATATACAAATGcgaatttaattgtatgtaaattaaagtaaaatccAACCCTGAGGgctttctttaattatttaagcacACTAccgatatatatacatatatatacagtgAGCGATTGTGATACTGTCCGTATGAGATACTCATACATGTTGTGACTAGACATTATAAAGAGGATTCCAAATGACACTGGAATATTCCAAACAGATGCGCACTAAagcattgaattaaattattttggtaaCATGAAAGAATCCATCTTACAAACTCTATTTTTGTGCTTTTTTAGtaacaattgtatttttgttcGATGCGATGAGCATGGGATAATAGGTATGTATGTCTATGCGTCATTTGTTTTTTGGGTATAAATTGGGTGGTTgacaaataaagtataataacaaAACGGTTTCATTTATAAGGgccaaacaatatttaatattacaagtttacgtaataatattgttaataatctttttaattatgttataaagtaatttatacgtACAATAGTAATTTACGTAAAAAACGTATTGATGGAATCGATGTTACCAAAAATGAAGCAAAACATTTTAGTCATGGACAATGAAGATGTATATGACCCACTCATTGATCTAACGTCAAACATCAATACTCTACGTTGTTGTGTATCGAAGGGGATGAGATCTTAAATACCATGGTTGGAAACGCATTatggagtgtttttttttatgttagaggtgacTAAAGCAGcatgaggctcacctgatggaaagtgactaccaccgcccatggacatctgcaacaccggggggcttgaaggtgacatctaggtggtgcgggtgatatttggaattttgacgaggtgtccgaaggtgaaattcagcagcctgGATTAATGCGAACAATCCAatatctctacgcaaagccaaaggatcaagcaaatcggaaagggcttgatcgtcgataattcgggccgctctacgttggatacggtcaaatggaaggagctgatactggggagcacccgcccagaggtgagagcagtattccatgtgaggccgaatttgcgccttagacgatctgcatagcagtgaatgttactgatttgcaacaagtcattgatatgcagaagaaacagagtgggtgatagaacgcagccttgtggaacaccagcattgacgaattttaagtcggagcatgcacaatcgacaacgaccttgatgctccgatctgccaaaaaactggtagtccaattgcataatttaccggaaagcccataggaaggaagcttcgaaagaagcgctttgtgccataCGCGATctaaggccttcgctatgtccagactggctgctaatgcctcccccttgctctcaactgcttccgcccatctatgagtaaggtaaactagaagatcgacggctgagcgaccccgacggaaaccgtactggcggtcgctaatcagctggtactcctccaggtaccgcaggagctggcagtttataatggactccattaccttggagaacaaggaggtgatggctataggcctataattggacgggtctgagcggttgctctatttagggatcggatgcaccaaagcagtcttccaggagttcgggacgacgccgaatgcaaaggattgcc
The window above is part of the Vanessa tameamea isolate UH-Manoa-2023 chromosome 6, ilVanTame1 primary haplotype, whole genome shotgun sequence genome. Proteins encoded here:
- the LOC113403213 gene encoding esterase FE4-like is translated as MWKINKYGKKIVLFTLVIMNFVDQPAPEVIIVQGILSGKISTDGTTFEYVGIPYATTNSSTRFQAPGPPPSWEGVYRAVDEIYGCPQNTFFGVIGSEDCLKINVYVPAIPKSKPHAVMAYIHGGSFILGNGGKLVYGPGYLVRKDVIVVTFNYRLGPLGFLCLRIKEAPGNAGLKDQIAALKWIQKNIAAFGGDPDNVTVFGESAGATSVSLLLASEASTGLFKRAIVQSGSSLSNWAINRKPELVASHVVKSFGYNTEDPKELYEIFSKMNYKKITSINAKKPLDLFFKTQILLLPCVESNIPGIEPILTDLPYNIISQKPKNVDVVYGITSNEGLIVTAEENEKSIRERNVRYLLGSDLNFPTENEAREIANKIHEFYFGKDEISLDKVVNITNLYSHLYFEMPTIFEAQQFVKNSESKVYTYVFDYSGSRNVLKFHSTYWNENGASHGDDLFYIFNGNLCPFTFNSRDKIIIDYMTSFWTNFAKYGNPTPDKSNLPIKWHPNRNGNLNFLYINSKLRMDSMPSPEAYWLWKEIYDKYRNFEI